Proteins encoded within one genomic window of Flavobacterium sp. NG2:
- a CDS encoding adenylate kinase: MINIVLFGKPGAGKGTQAEFLKEKYNLTHLSTGDIFRFNMKNDTDLGKLAKSYINQGELVPDEVTIKMLEDEVNNNLDSKGFLFDGFPRTIAQADALDAFLQSKGWNITGTVALEADDNILVARLLERGKTSGRADDQDEEKIRNRYDEYNEKTAPLIGYYKEQNKFHAVNGIGTIEEITERLSQVIDNL; this comes from the coding sequence ATGATTAACATTGTTTTATTTGGGAAACCAGGTGCAGGAAAAGGAACACAAGCCGAATTTTTGAAAGAAAAATACAATTTGACACATCTTTCAACAGGAGATATTTTTCGTTTCAACATGAAAAATGACACTGATTTAGGAAAATTGGCAAAATCATATATCAATCAAGGAGAATTGGTTCCAGATGAAGTAACCATTAAAATGCTTGAGGATGAGGTGAATAATAACCTGGATTCAAAAGGATTTTTATTTGATGGATTCCCTAGAACAATTGCTCAGGCAGATGCTTTGGATGCATTTTTGCAATCTAAAGGATGGAACATTACCGGGACAGTAGCATTAGAGGCTGATGATAATATTCTTGTGGCACGTTTGCTTGAAAGAGGAAAAACTTCTGGAAGAGCTGATGACCAAGACGAAGAAAAAATCCGTAATCGTTACGACGAATACAACGAAAAAACAGCACCATTAATCGGGTACTATAAGGAACAAAATAAGTTTCACGCCGTAAACGGTATAGGAACAATTGAAGAAATTACAGAGAGATTATCGCAAGTTATTGATAATTTGTAG
- a CDS encoding 5-(carboxyamino)imidazole ribonucleotide synthase, protein MNYFSSDFKLGILGGGQLGKMLLFDTRKFDIQTYVLDPSEDSPSKVACNQFFQGDLMDFETVYNFGKKVDVLTFEIELVNLEALEKLEAEGLPVYPSPKTLRLIQNKGVQKDFYTQNNIPTADYKRFPDLKALQKAVEREEVLIPFVWKCTEFGYDGNGVKIIRATSDFENMPNVECIAEEMVPFKNELAVIVCRNPSGEIKTYPVVEMEFHPEANQVEYVICPARIDDSLAEKARAIALNVSEKFNHVGLLAVEMFQTEDDQVIVNEVAPRPHNSGHYSIEASYTSQFENHLRAILDLPLGNTDSKVAGIMVNLVGAEGFSGNVVYENIETILGWNGVTPHIYGKKQTRPFRKMGHVTIVNENMSEARKIAEEVKNTIRVISG, encoded by the coding sequence ATGAATTATTTTTCTTCTGATTTTAAATTGGGAATTCTAGGTGGTGGACAACTAGGTAAAATGTTGTTATTTGACACACGTAAGTTTGACATTCAAACCTATGTTTTAGACCCTAGTGAAGACTCACCAAGTAAAGTAGCTTGCAATCAATTCTTCCAAGGAGATTTGATGGATTTTGAAACCGTATATAATTTTGGAAAAAAAGTCGATGTTTTGACTTTCGAAATTGAATTGGTCAATTTAGAAGCCTTAGAAAAATTAGAAGCCGAAGGATTACCTGTTTATCCTTCGCCAAAAACCCTTCGTTTGATTCAAAACAAAGGCGTTCAAAAAGATTTTTACACCCAAAATAATATCCCTACAGCGGACTACAAGCGTTTTCCTGATTTGAAAGCCTTGCAAAAAGCAGTCGAAAGAGAAGAAGTCTTGATTCCGTTTGTATGGAAATGCACCGAATTTGGTTATGACGGAAACGGTGTGAAAATAATTCGCGCCACTTCGGATTTTGAGAATATGCCTAACGTAGAATGTATTGCCGAAGAGATGGTGCCGTTCAAGAATGAATTGGCCGTTATCGTGTGCCGCAATCCTTCTGGCGAAATCAAAACCTATCCTGTGGTCGAAATGGAATTTCATCCAGAAGCCAACCAAGTGGAATATGTAATTTGCCCTGCTCGTATAGACGATTCCCTAGCCGAAAAAGCCAGAGCCATCGCATTGAATGTGTCAGAGAAATTCAATCATGTGGGATTATTGGCCGTTGAAATGTTCCAAACCGAAGATGACCAAGTAATCGTAAACGAAGTGGCTCCTCGCCCACACAACTCCGGTCATTATTCTATTGAAGCAAGTTATACTTCCCAATTTGAGAATCATTTACGCGCCATCTTGGACTTACCATTAGGAAATACCGACAGTAAAGTGGCCGGAATCATGGTAAACCTAGTGGGAGCCGAAGGTTTTTCTGGAAATGTGGTTTATGAGAACATCGAAACTATTTTAGGATGGAACGGTGTAACTCCTCATATTTATGGTAAAAAACAAACGCGCCCTTTTAGAAAAATGGGCCACGTAACCATCGTCAACGAAAACATGTCCGAAGCCCGAAAAATTGCTGAGGAGGTAAAAAATACAATTAGAGTGATTAGTGGTTAG
- a CDS encoding DUF1800 family protein codes for MASLATNSSVLGKKNARHLLRRATFVYTKSLVDQYALLTPTQALDLLFQEKPLAVNLPYDTSLYNGVEAGFWTETVPVINYTNENVKSRIVAGWWWYNAINSPNLKFKLSYFLSTRFTVNKEDAVGKRSTSFFHHLRLLLHYSFGNYKTLAKKMSLDNSMLYYLNNNTNTKTAPNQNYAREFLELFTIGKGPQVGPGDYTNYTENDIVEAAKVLTGFRQKTDTYVNDPDTNIPRGYYDFTRHDVTTKRFSAAFDSASISPATNATDMDRELNDFVEMIFNKQATALNICRKLYIYFVKGTITSEVETDIIIPLATELKANNYELAPTVRRLLQSLHFYDLDDSDSNDETIGGIIKSPIQQVSEICTYLSATIPNPNTNPNDYYIRFWNGFVHNTYLTLSDMLIFSPENVAGHFAYYKAPEFDKNWISAATLIARYRLGESMIEGKNLINANNNIYAKIDIIPVIKNSGIISDPSDAFTLTSELCKALFAQEPDTDRINYFMNAYLLQDLATFYWKSAWTDYINTGNIKVIEPRLKALLTAILRAPETQIF; via the coding sequence ATGGCTTCACTAGCTACAAACTCCTCCGTTTTAGGTAAAAAAAATGCGCGCCATTTATTACGACGCGCCACCTTTGTTTACACTAAAAGTCTTGTTGACCAATATGCCTTATTGACGCCTACTCAAGCATTAGATCTTTTATTTCAGGAAAAGCCATTAGCTGTAAACCTGCCTTATGACACTAGTTTATACAATGGAGTCGAGGCTGGTTTTTGGACTGAAACTGTACCTGTAATCAACTATACCAACGAAAATGTAAAATCCCGAATCGTAGCTGGATGGTGGTGGTACAATGCAATTAACAGTCCCAACCTTAAATTCAAATTATCGTACTTTTTATCCACTCGATTCACGGTCAATAAAGAGGATGCTGTAGGGAAACGTTCAACTTCCTTTTTCCATCATTTACGACTATTGCTTCATTATTCGTTTGGTAATTACAAAACATTGGCAAAAAAAATGTCCTTGGATAATTCCATGTTGTATTATCTAAACAACAATACAAACACCAAGACAGCGCCCAACCAAAATTATGCTCGAGAATTTCTAGAACTTTTCACCATTGGTAAAGGCCCTCAAGTAGGCCCTGGAGACTACACCAATTATACTGAAAATGATATTGTGGAAGCCGCGAAAGTATTAACTGGCTTCAGACAAAAAACAGATACTTATGTCAATGATCCTGATACCAATATCCCAAGAGGCTATTATGATTTTACGCGTCATGATGTAACCACAAAAAGATTCAGCGCCGCTTTTGATAGCGCTTCCATCTCCCCAGCAACAAATGCAACAGATATGGATAGAGAGCTGAATGACTTTGTTGAAATGATTTTTAACAAACAAGCTACAGCGCTTAACATCTGTCGAAAACTATATATTTACTTCGTAAAAGGAACCATTACATCAGAGGTTGAAACAGATATTATCATACCTCTTGCTACCGAATTGAAAGCAAATAATTACGAGCTTGCACCTACCGTGAGGCGCTTATTACAAAGTTTGCATTTTTACGACCTAGATGATAGCGATAGTAATGACGAAACTATTGGTGGAATTATCAAATCTCCTATTCAACAAGTTTCTGAAATTTGCACCTATTTGAGTGCTACTATCCCAAATCCAAATACCAATCCAAACGATTATTATATCCGTTTTTGGAACGGATTTGTGCACAATACCTACCTTACTTTATCAGACATGCTTATTTTTAGCCCTGAAAATGTTGCGGGACATTTTGCTTATTACAAAGCACCTGAGTTTGACAAAAACTGGATATCGGCAGCCACTTTGATTGCCCGTTATCGTTTAGGCGAATCAATGATTGAAGGCAAAAACCTCATCAATGCCAACAATAATATTTACGCTAAAATTGACATCATACCTGTAATCAAAAACAGCGGTATCATTTCCGACCCTAGTGATGCTTTCACGCTCACCTCTGAACTTTGCAAAGCTTTATTTGCACAAGAACCTGATACGGATCGAATCAATTACTTTATGAACGCCTATTTGCTTCAAGACCTAGCAACCTTCTACTGGAAATCTGCTTGGACAGACTATATCAATACGGGCAATATTAAAGTCATCGAACCGCGTTTAAAAGCATTATTGACTGCTATTTTACGCGCACCCGAAACTCAAATATTTTAA
- the obgE gene encoding GTPase ObgE: protein MTEGNFVDYVKIFVSSGKGGKGSTHLHREKFIEKGGPDGGDGGRGGHVILVGNKALWTLFHLKFARHIKAGHGGDGGGDRSTGADGDDKFIEVPLGTVVKDKETGEILFEITEHGEKRILSRGGKGGLGNWHFRSSTNQTPRYSQPGLPGTEMDVILELKVLADVGLVGFPNAGKSTLLSVLTSAKPKIADYPFTTLKPNLGIVAYRDFQSFVIADIPGIIEGAAEGKGLGHYFLRHIERNSTLLFMVPVDTPDIKGEYDILVNELTKYNPEMLDKERLLIITKCDMLDDELKAELKVELDVAFKDIPYLFVSSVAQQGLTELKDKLWQMLNE from the coding sequence ATGACTGAAGGGAATTTTGTAGATTACGTAAAAATATTTGTTTCGTCTGGTAAAGGAGGAAAAGGATCTACTCACTTACATAGAGAAAAATTTATTGAGAAAGGTGGGCCTGATGGAGGTGATGGAGGACGTGGAGGTCACGTAATTTTAGTGGGAAACAAAGCGCTATGGACGTTGTTTCATCTCAAGTTTGCTCGTCATATCAAAGCAGGTCACGGTGGTGATGGTGGAGGAGATCGTAGTACAGGAGCTGATGGTGATGATAAATTTATCGAAGTACCATTAGGAACTGTAGTAAAAGATAAAGAAACGGGTGAAATCTTATTTGAGATTACCGAGCATGGTGAAAAACGAATTCTTTCTCGTGGTGGTAAAGGAGGATTAGGAAACTGGCATTTTAGAAGCTCAACGAATCAGACACCTCGTTACTCTCAACCAGGTTTGCCTGGAACGGAGATGGATGTGATTTTAGAATTAAAAGTTTTAGCTGATGTAGGTTTAGTAGGTTTTCCTAATGCTGGAAAATCAACCTTACTTTCTGTTTTAACTTCTGCAAAACCTAAGATTGCGGATTATCCTTTTACAACTTTAAAACCTAATTTAGGTATTGTGGCGTACAGAGATTTTCAATCTTTTGTAATAGCTGATATTCCTGGAATTATCGAAGGTGCTGCCGAAGGAAAAGGATTGGGTCATTATTTCTTGCGTCATATTGAGCGTAATTCGACTTTGTTGTTTATGGTACCCGTAGATACTCCTGATATCAAAGGGGAATATGATATTTTAGTGAATGAATTAACTAAGTATAATCCTGAGATGCTCGATAAGGAACGTTTGTTGATTATCACAAAATGTGATATGTTAGACGACGAACTAAAAGCAGAACTGAAAGTGGAACTAGACGTAGCTTTTAAAGATATTCCTTATTTGTTTGTGTCTTCAGTCGCACAACAAGGGTTGACGGAGTTGAAAGACAAATTATGGCAGATGTTGAATGAGTAA
- a CDS encoding DUF1501 domain-containing protein, translating to MKRRNFIKLTSSASALSMLPTEVFALFKSAGMNACPDLSAKKIVLIQLSGANDGLNTLVPINQYDKYASLRPTIKLNNSGANGIIQLDSTLALNDQVGLHPALTAFKSLYDQGLMRIIQGVGYPNQDKSHFGSTDLWLRGGDGTQANSNLQDGWMARFIENFYANFLNANFPLGIQLGSNDNSLGFHDTSGNTLSININGQNPAGFYSVINGLGGAAPTNIPNSEYGNLIKYILENDTTTKTYAETISTAFNNGSNSVTYSSSSLSNQLKSVARFISGGLKSKIYLVKIGGFDTHAAQVASTTDSHLGKHADLLTELSDSIKNFVTDLNNQNLGEDVVTVTFSEFGRKAGGNASLGTDHGQIAPMFVFGKSINPGISGTNVNLDEAKSTNDYQLYTVQHDYRRVYSTILQDWLGASNRVLDLTFYDKTNNSGFSNKKVAQVIKESQTVAESCYIDNILGVRDFKTETSIVIFPNPTSESVTVSTVNNTINAITINTMDGRALHRYLNPETATQFTISTSQLAVGIYILKIETDNGVLTKKIIVRR from the coding sequence ATGAAAAGAAGAAACTTTATAAAATTGACGTCCTCCGCCAGTGCACTATCGATGTTGCCTACAGAGGTATTTGCTCTTTTCAAATCAGCAGGCATGAATGCTTGTCCTGATCTTAGTGCTAAAAAAATAGTTCTTATCCAATTATCAGGCGCCAATGATGGACTCAACACCTTGGTCCCTATTAATCAATATGACAAATACGCTAGCTTACGCCCTACTATTAAACTCAATAATTCGGGTGCCAATGGCATTATCCAACTCGATTCTACCTTGGCTCTTAATGATCAAGTAGGATTACACCCTGCATTGACGGCTTTCAAAAGTTTATACGATCAAGGATTAATGCGAATTATTCAAGGAGTAGGTTATCCCAATCAAGATAAATCTCATTTTGGCTCTACTGATTTATGGCTAAGAGGCGGTGATGGAACCCAAGCCAACTCTAATTTACAAGACGGCTGGATGGCTCGATTTATTGAAAATTTTTATGCTAATTTTTTAAACGCTAATTTTCCACTTGGAATTCAATTAGGCAGTAATGACAACTCATTAGGTTTTCACGATACTAGCGGCAATACTTTATCAATCAATATTAACGGTCAAAACCCTGCTGGTTTTTATTCGGTCATCAATGGATTAGGAGGAGCAGCTCCTACGAATATCCCAAATTCTGAATACGGGAATTTAATTAAATACATTTTAGAAAACGACACTACCACCAAAACCTATGCAGAAACCATTTCAACTGCTTTCAATAACGGTTCAAATTCTGTTACTTATTCCAGTTCTAGTTTATCCAACCAATTAAAATCAGTAGCTCGATTTATTTCTGGAGGATTAAAATCCAAAATTTATTTGGTGAAAATTGGTGGATTTGACACCCATGCTGCTCAAGTGGCTTCCACAACCGATTCCCATTTAGGAAAACATGCCGACTTACTAACAGAACTATCGGATTCCATCAAAAACTTCGTTACCGACCTAAACAATCAAAATTTAGGTGAGGATGTGGTCACGGTTACTTTTTCTGAATTTGGTCGAAAAGCAGGCGGAAATGCCAGCCTTGGAACGGACCATGGTCAAATTGCCCCTATGTTTGTTTTTGGAAAATCCATTAATCCTGGTATTTCAGGAACCAATGTGAATCTTGACGAAGCCAAATCTACTAATGATTACCAACTATATACCGTTCAACACGATTATCGAAGAGTATATAGTACCATTTTGCAAGATTGGTTAGGAGCTAGCAACCGAGTTTTAGACTTGACTTTTTACGACAAAACCAATAATTCTGGCTTCTCAAATAAAAAAGTAGCCCAAGTAATCAAAGAATCTCAAACTGTTGCTGAAAGTTGCTATATCGACAACATTCTAGGAGTGCGTGATTTTAAAACTGAAACATCGATTGTAATCTTCCCTAATCCAACATCTGAAAGCGTTACAGTTAGCACCGTAAATAACACTATTAATGCTATAACCATAAATACTATGGACGGACGCGCTTTACACAGATATTTGAATCCAGAAACTGCTACGCAATTCACCATCAGTACTAGCCAATTGGCGGTAGGTATTTATATTTTAAAAATTGAGACTGACAATGGGGTTTTAACTAAAAAAATTATTGTTCGTCGTTAA
- a CDS encoding hemolysin family protein: MSEIALISARKNRLESSAKKGNQSAKMALKLANSPNEFLSTVQIGITLIGILTGIYSGDKITTDVKLFVSSFEILKPYASSIAVGLVVVVLTFFSLVLGELVPKRIGLNYPEKIAKLVAMPMKMVSIVTAPFIWLLTNSTEFLLNFFQIKPSADGRVTEEEIKAIIKEGTEGGEVQEIEQDIVERVFHIGDRKINSLMTHRKAVVLLPLNANKTQVRASVLEELHSVYPVYGENYDDIVGVVDLKNIFATIENADFGLQSIMAEPPFMMEHTTAYKALEEFKKSNIRYALVTDEYGVFQGMITINDILEALVGDASDFHKEEFKLIENPDGSWFVDGHYSLHDFLTYFELDDLTNDYEVTTVSGLIMTELTHIPKEGEILIWQKMELTVVDMDGAKIDKVMVKAIKN, encoded by the coding sequence ATGTCCGAAATCGCCTTGATTTCTGCCAGAAAAAACAGATTAGAATCATCGGCAAAAAAAGGAAATCAAAGTGCTAAAATGGCACTTAAGTTAGCCAATTCACCTAATGAGTTTTTGTCAACAGTTCAAATCGGAATCACACTAATCGGAATTCTTACAGGTATCTATTCTGGAGATAAAATCACTACCGATGTAAAGTTGTTTGTGAGTTCATTTGAAATATTAAAACCCTATGCTTCCTCGATTGCCGTTGGACTAGTAGTAGTGGTTTTGACCTTTTTCTCTTTAGTGTTAGGAGAGTTAGTTCCTAAACGCATCGGATTAAATTATCCTGAGAAGATTGCCAAATTGGTGGCTATGCCCATGAAAATGGTTTCGATTGTAACCGCACCATTTATTTGGTTACTAACAAATTCTACTGAATTTTTATTGAATTTTTTCCAAATAAAACCTTCTGCTGACGGTCGTGTAACCGAAGAGGAAATCAAAGCCATTATCAAAGAAGGAACCGAAGGGGGAGAAGTTCAAGAAATAGAACAGGATATCGTAGAACGTGTTTTTCATATTGGAGATAGAAAGATTAATTCCTTAATGACGCACCGAAAAGCGGTGGTTTTACTGCCTTTAAATGCAAATAAAACCCAAGTGAGAGCAAGTGTTCTAGAGGAATTGCATTCAGTTTATCCTGTTTATGGAGAAAATTACGATGATATAGTTGGGGTAGTGGATTTGAAAAATATTTTTGCCACAATTGAAAATGCCGACTTTGGTTTGCAAAGTATTATGGCTGAACCTCCTTTTATGATGGAGCACACTACAGCTTATAAGGCATTAGAAGAATTTAAAAAATCAAATATTCGCTATGCCTTAGTAACCGATGAATATGGAGTTTTTCAAGGAATGATAACCATCAATGATATATTAGAAGCCTTAGTAGGTGACGCTTCAGATTTTCATAAAGAGGAATTCAAGTTAATTGAAAATCCAGATGGGAGTTGGTTTGTAGATGGTCATTATTCATTACACGATTTTTTAACGTATTTTGAGTTAGACGATTTAACCAATGACTATGAAGTAACCACGGTAAGTGGATTAATCATGACCGAATTAACACATATTCCAAAAGAAGGCGAAATCTTGATTTGGCAAAAAATGGAATTAACAGTCGTCGATATGGATGGCGCAAAGATTGATAAAGTAATGGTGAAAGCTATTAAGAATTAA
- a CDS encoding type IX secretion system membrane protein PorP/SprF codes for MKTKFIGFVLVLLSSISYAQQDAQFTQYMYNTIVVNPAYAGSRETLSVFALHRTQWVGQDGAPVTNNLSLNTPISKNLGLGVSILNDRIGPQDKNNIAVDLSYSVPVSENYKLSLGIKGSASLLNVDFTKLHLANPGDPRYQENIDNKFLPNIGAGIYLHSNKAYVGFSAPYILESKHYDESGSTSSFIATEKIHYYFIGGYVFDLSPSLQFKPSLLTKIAQGTPLQADLSANFLINQKFTAGLAYRWDAAYSALVGFQASNSWFIGYAYDRDATKFANNNSGSHEVFLRYELFTKKNIIISPRFF; via the coding sequence ATGAAGACAAAATTTATAGGATTCGTTTTAGTGCTTTTATCAAGCATCAGTTATGCCCAGCAAGATGCACAGTTCACTCAATATATGTACAATACTATTGTAGTCAATCCTGCTTATGCTGGATCAAGAGAAACCTTGAGTGTATTTGCTTTGCATCGTACACAATGGGTAGGTCAAGACGGTGCACCAGTGACCAATAATTTATCACTTAACACACCTATTAGTAAGAATCTAGGACTAGGAGTATCTATTCTAAATGATCGAATAGGCCCACAAGACAAAAATAATATCGCAGTAGACCTTTCATATAGCGTACCAGTTTCAGAAAACTACAAATTGTCTTTGGGTATAAAAGGAAGTGCTAGTTTACTGAATGTAGATTTTACAAAATTACATCTTGCAAATCCAGGAGACCCAAGGTACCAAGAGAATATTGACAATAAGTTTTTACCAAACATTGGTGCCGGTATTTATTTACATTCTAACAAAGCCTATGTTGGATTTTCAGCACCTTATATCCTAGAGAGCAAACATTATGATGAATCAGGAAGTACATCAAGCTTTATCGCCACTGAAAAAATTCACTATTATTTCATTGGGGGATATGTGTTTGATTTGTCTCCAAGCCTTCAATTCAAACCTTCTTTGCTTACAAAAATTGCACAAGGAACTCCTTTACAAGCGGATTTATCAGCTAATTTCTTGATTAATCAAAAATTCACCGCTGGTCTTGCTTACAGATGGGATGCTGCTTATAGTGCTCTAGTTGGTTTTCAAGCAAGCAATTCATGGTTTATAGGATATGCTTATGACAGGGATGCCACAAAGTTTGCGAATAACAATTCAGGCTCACATGAAGTATTCCTTCGTTATGAATTATTTACAAAGAAAAACATAATAATCTCTCCAAGATTCTTCTAA
- a CDS encoding OmpA family protein, with product MKIQKLVYSALLLAVVLQNGYSQKAQVEAADKKYEDNSFVDAIATYERIAEKGYKNEKMFQNLGNAYYFNAELPKAEKWYGELFAMNKNQEAEYYYRYAQSLKSTGKYDKSNETMDQFNKKSGNDKRAKLYASHKNYLEVIKANSGRYTIENAGINSESSDYGSALVGNKLIFASAREGSTGKVFEQTNESFTDLYASKISPNGKLEEPKPFGGKNINSKFHESTPVFTKDGKTVYFTRNNFLDGKKGKNADKVTMLKLYKATLVGDTWDNVTELPFNSNNYSVAHPALSPDGKTLYFASDMPGTLGQSDLYKVAIKNDGSFGTPVNLGATINTEARESFPFISDDNKLYFASDGRPGLGGFDVFVSKIEQDGSFKEVQNVAAPINGPQDDFGFIIDSKTGTGFFSSNRAGGKGYDDIYKFAETRCNQQVEGVVTDLETNMVLPNAKLSLFNEKFELQKEFTSDAQGHYAFEAECGKTYYVRATAANYVTKESKVATSTITGKTNQPMALEKVGCQIVIGGDLAKCFGIKVIYFDLNKANITKEAAFELEKILDAMKQHPKMKIDVRSHTDSRQSTSYNEALSNRRAKSTIDWLVKNGINANRLTGKGYGESQLVNKCSNGVECSEEEHQANRRSEFIVTAMN from the coding sequence ATGAAAATACAAAAACTCGTATACAGTGCACTTTTGCTAGCTGTTGTTTTACAAAACGGATACTCCCAAAAAGCTCAAGTAGAAGCAGCCGATAAAAAGTATGAAGATAATTCTTTTGTTGACGCTATTGCTACCTACGAGCGAATAGCGGAGAAAGGTTATAAAAATGAAAAGATGTTTCAAAATTTAGGAAACGCTTATTATTTTAATGCGGAACTGCCGAAAGCCGAAAAATGGTATGGAGAGCTTTTTGCGATGAATAAAAATCAAGAAGCTGAATATTATTATCGTTATGCACAATCCTTAAAATCAACTGGCAAATATGATAAATCCAACGAAACGATGGATCAATTCAATAAAAAGTCAGGTAACGACAAAAGAGCAAAACTTTATGCCAGTCATAAAAATTACCTTGAAGTTATCAAAGCCAATTCCGGTCGATATACAATCGAAAATGCAGGAATCAATTCAGAATCTTCAGATTATGGTAGCGCCTTAGTCGGAAATAAATTGATATTCGCCTCTGCAAGAGAGGGAAGCACAGGAAAAGTTTTTGAACAAACCAATGAATCCTTTACTGATTTGTATGCTTCGAAAATTTCACCTAATGGAAAATTAGAAGAACCTAAACCTTTTGGCGGGAAGAATATCAATTCAAAGTTTCATGAATCGACGCCTGTATTTACAAAAGATGGTAAAACGGTTTATTTTACTAGAAACAACTTTTTGGATGGTAAAAAAGGTAAAAACGCGGACAAAGTTACCATGTTAAAATTATACAAAGCGACCTTAGTAGGCGATACTTGGGATAATGTTACTGAACTTCCTTTTAATAGTAATAATTACAGTGTTGCTCACCCTGCATTAAGCCCAGATGGTAAAACCTTGTATTTTGCTTCGGATATGCCAGGAACTTTAGGACAATCAGACTTGTATAAAGTAGCTATCAAAAATGATGGGAGTTTTGGAACCCCAGTAAACTTAGGAGCCACAATTAATACTGAAGCGAGAGAATCATTCCCTTTCATCTCAGATGACAATAAATTATACTTTGCGAGTGACGGACGTCCGGGATTAGGCGGTTTTGATGTTTTTGTTTCTAAAATAGAACAAGATGGAAGCTTCAAAGAAGTTCAAAATGTAGCCGCTCCCATCAATGGTCCTCAAGATGATTTTGGATTTATCATAGATAGTAAAACAGGTACTGGTTTTTTTAGCTCCAACAGAGCTGGTGGAAAAGGATATGATGATATTTACAAATTTGCTGAAACTCGTTGCAACCAACAAGTAGAAGGAGTTGTAACCGATTTAGAAACAAACATGGTGCTTCCAAATGCAAAATTAAGTTTGTTTAATGAAAAGTTTGAACTTCAAAAAGAATTCACGTCTGATGCACAAGGACATTATGCTTTTGAGGCAGAATGTGGAAAAACATATTACGTGAGAGCTACTGCTGCAAATTATGTTACTAAAGAAAGTAAAGTGGCTACTAGCACCATCACTGGTAAAACAAATCAACCGATGGCGTTAGAAAAAGTAGGTTGTCAAATTGTAATTGGCGGTGACTTAGCAAAATGTTTTGGCATCAAAGTAATATACTTTGACTTGAATAAAGCTAATATCACTAAAGAAGCTGCATTCGAACTAGAGAAAATATTAGATGCAATGAAACAACATCCAAAAATGAAAATTGATGTTCGTTCGCATACTGACAGTCGTCAATCTACTTCATACAATGAAGCCTTATCAAACAGAAGAGCTAAATCAACGATAGATTGGTTAGTTAAAAATGGTATTAATGCCAATAGATTAACCGGTAAAGGCTATGGTGAATCTCAATTAGTAAATAAATGTTCTAATGGTGTGGAATGTTCTGAAGAGGAACATCAAGCCAACAGACGAAGTGAGTTTATTGTGACTGCAATGAATTAA
- the hpt gene encoding hypoxanthine phosphoribosyltransferase, with the protein MIQLHDKQFEPFISAKEIEFAIEQMVRMVENDFVGETPVFIGVLNGSFMVVSDFMKQYKGACELSFIKLSSYEGTSSTAEVKQLIGLNQDLAGRSVVIIEDIIDTGNTLEELKALFKKQNVKHFKIATLFLKPEAYKKDIKIDYVGIRIPNKFIVGYGLDYNELGRNLPEVYQVVE; encoded by the coding sequence ATGATTCAACTACACGACAAACAATTTGAACCTTTTATTTCTGCAAAAGAAATAGAGTTTGCAATTGAACAAATGGTGCGAATGGTTGAAAATGATTTTGTTGGTGAAACCCCAGTTTTTATTGGTGTGCTCAATGGTTCTTTTATGGTTGTTTCTGATTTTATGAAGCAATATAAAGGCGCTTGTGAACTAAGTTTTATTAAGTTGTCTTCTTATGAAGGAACTAGCTCGACAGCGGAAGTAAAACAACTCATTGGTTTGAACCAAGATTTAGCGGGACGAAGCGTTGTCATTATCGAAGATATTATCGATACTGGAAATACATTAGAGGAGTTAAAAGCACTGTTCAAAAAACAAAATGTAAAACATTTTAAGATTGCTACCCTTTTCTTGAAGCCTGAAGCTTATAAAAAAGACATCAAAATTGATTACGTAGGAATCCGAATTCCAAATAAGTTTATCGTAGGATATGGTTTGGATTATAATGAATTAGGGCGCAATTTACCCGAAGTTTATCAAGTAGTAGAATAA